A portion of the Lampris incognitus isolate fLamInc1 chromosome 9, fLamInc1.hap2, whole genome shotgun sequence genome contains these proteins:
- the tnfb gene encoding tumor necrosis factor b (TNF superfamily, member 2): MTPGDVECGLGERTVVVVEKKPSSGWIWKMFMALLMVGVCIAGALVFTWYMNGRPETKTQSGQTEALTGKVIGDATEPHHTLRRIGSKAKAAIHLEGSYEDGEGFKDQVEWRKDQGQAFAQGGLRLVDNQITIPQTGLFFVYSQASFRVSCSDDDGEFVGRHVAPLSHRIWRFSDSVGGRSSLLSAVRSACQRVANDDGYRIGEGWYNAIYLGAVFQLNRGDRLWTETNQLTEIESEGGRTFFGVFAL, encoded by the exons ATGACGCCTGGTGATGTGGAGTGTGGCcttggagagaggactgtggtcGTGGTTGAGAAGAAGCCATCCTCGGGGTGGATATGGAAGATGTTCATGGCCTTGCTGATGGTCGGTGTTTGTATAGCCGGAGCCCTTGTCTTCACGTGGTACATGAACGGGCGGCCAGAAACCAAG ACCCAGTCAGGCCAAACCGAAGCTCTGACAGGAAAGGTGATTGGTGACGCAACAG AGCCCCACCACACACTGAGGCGAATCGGCAGCAAAGCCAAGGCAGCCATCCATTTAGAAG GAAGTTATGAAGATGGCGAAGGTTTCAAGGACCAGGTGGAGTGGAGGAAGGATCAGGGGCAGGCCTTTGCccagggcggcctgaggctggtggACAACCAGATCACCATCCCACAGACAGGCCTCTTCTTCGTCTACAGCCAGGCGTCGTTCAGGGTGTCCTGCAGCGACGACGACGGGGAGTTCGTGGGGCGGCACGTCGCGCCGCTCAGCCACAGGATTTGGCGTTTCTCGGATTCGGTCGGCGGCAGATCGTCCCTGCTGAGCGCCGTCAGGTCGGCGTGCCAGCGGGTTGCCAACGATGACGGCTACAGGATTGGCGAGGGCTGGTACAACGCCATCTATCTGGGCGCGGTGTTCCAGCTGAACCGAGGGGACCGGCTGTGGACGGAGACCAACCAGCTCACGGAGATCGAGTCGGAGGGCGGGAGGACCTTCTTTGGTGTGTTCGCGCTCTAA